A single Anopheles funestus chromosome 2RL, idAnoFuneDA-416_04, whole genome shotgun sequence DNA region contains:
- the LOC125765873 gene encoding probable dolichyl pyrophosphate Glc1Man9GlcNAc2 alpha-1,3-glucosyltransferase → MFWHIFLLVSGIKLLFIPAYRSTDFEVHRNWLALTHSLPLSRWYYEKTSEWTLDYPPFFAYFEWFLSQVAKSFDPRMLDVKNLNYASEQTIVFQRFSVIVTDVIYALGVRRCLRALTAGNGNPSRSMLIGGALLLGNAGLLMVDHIHFQYNGFLFGVLLLSIGALMENRPLQAALLFAALLNLKHIFIYVAPVYMVYLVRFYCLRDFTIGQALVKLIKLGTIVLGVCLLSFGPFYEHIPQVLSRLFPFKRGLTHAYWAPNFWALYNTADKALAVTLGRVTKVSSTGGLVQTFEHTVLPSISPAVTFALTGLFMVPVLLKLWTLKSSPSSTVPLGRCFVRAIVLCGCTSFLFGWHVHEKAILMVLIPLTLLATGNASDARWSIFLAIVAHYSLFPLLFKPELTLVKISLHVVYTGLSVLLLKLLHRGTFFRTVEFLYLAGFPVLCTYENVVHGAIGLRDRLPFLPLLLTSVYCAVGVLYFWVSYQLSFLRTNGGEIVPEKKKTK, encoded by the exons ATGTTTTGGCACATATTTTTACTCGTTTCCGGTATAAAGCTGCTTTTTATTCCCGCCTA CCGTTCCACAGACTTTGAGGTACACCGTAACTGGTTGGCCCTAACACACAGCTTGCCTCTCTCACGATGGTATTACGAGAAAACGAGCGAATGGACACTCGATTATCCACCATTTTTTGCCTACTTTGAATGGTTCCTCTCGCAGGTGGCCAAATCGTTCGATCCACGAATGCTGGACGTGAAGAATCTCAACTATGCCTCCGAGCAAACAATTGTCTTCCAAAGGTTCTCGGTCATTGTGACCGACGTCATCTACGCACTGGGCGTTCGTCGTTGTCTGCGTGCATTAACGGCAGGCAATGGGAATCCGTCCCGTTCCATGCTTATCGGTGGTGCGCTTCTGCTCGGCAATGCCGGCCTACTCATGGTAGACCACATCCACTTCCAGTACAATGGGTTCCTGTTCGGTGTGCTGCTGCTTAGTATCGGTGCACTGATGGAAAACCGACCACTACAGGCAGCATTATTGTTTGCGGCGTTGCTGAACTTAAAACATATCTTCATCTACGTGGCCCCCGTTTATATGGTTTATTTGGTACGATTTTATTGCCTGCGCGATTTCACCATCGGGCAGGCGCTGGTCAAGCTAATCAAACTCGGTACCATTGTGCTGGGCGTCTGTTTACTATCGTTCGGTCCATTCTACGAACACATTCCACAG GTCCTTTCCCGGCTGTTTCCCTTCAAGCGTGGCCTGACGCATGCCTACTGGGCACCTAACTTTTGGGCTCTGTACAATACCGCCGATAAAGCGCTAGCCGTAACGCTTGGTAGAGTGACCAAAGTGTCCAGCACTGGTGGATTGGTACAAACATTCGAACACACCGTTCTACCATCAATATCTCCCGCAGTAACGTTTGCACTCACAGGTTTGTTTATGGTTCCGGTTCTTCTTAAACTATGGACACTGAAATCATCCCCATCGTCGACTGTCCCTCTTGGACGTTGCTTTGTACGGGCAATCGTTCTATGTGGTTGCACTTCTTTCCTTTTCGGTTGGCATGTGCACGAGAAAGCCATCCTGATGGTGCTGATTCCGCTGACATTGCTTGCCACTGGCAACGCCAGTGATGCCCGTTGGTCCATTTTTCTCGCTATCGTAGCACATTATTCATTGTTTCCGCTGTTGTTTAAACCGGAGCTCACGCTAGTTAAAATAAGTTTGCATGTAGTTTATACCGGCCTAAGTGTACTGTTGCTAAAGCTGCTTCACCGTGGAACATTCTTTCGGACAGTGGAGTTCCTTTATTTGGCTGGATTTCCTGTTCTTTGCACGTACGAAAACGTCGTACATGGGGCAATAGGGTTACGGGATCGGTTACCCTTTTTGCCCCTTCTACTAACCAGTGTGTACTGTGCCGTTGGTGTGTTGTACTTTTGGGTGTCTTACCAACTGTCCTTTCTGCGCACGAATGGTGGTGAAATAGTccccgaaaagaaaaagactAAGTGA
- the LOC125765871 gene encoding uncharacterized protein LOC125765871 — protein sequence MYSSAIPEDSGALFRTEHNARAGYQREFEEMESRIRRCERQRAELERQFEDLMRERADYEKAAVRAVRQRQRRQLEAERQRAERNESILRMLNKIDQQAVSLAAKTDRLKMLKTQYEMYLMRTWSTASQALPTYSVPMITAPPAKLPQSPQKSEFVQYISELTHQQTVNMNPIPPPTALSNYLASQQKSFALTSSHNGGGLPERPYSRAYNSNAALKDDLTMMHYGGSSTQMTGGAAKANKFEMSNEDFIRYIDSEVLKEPVPKVSIVAPSPVVEVAEMKQAGEAYLEDAAMSEDEPVGEISSKLKEFSMMVDDENKKDTLNHSAEGQSQDETQRQKDEVAEKALEYFAPSETIVPEKEDHSFNKPALVETFKDDHEMVVETNSKQEHENQANVVQDVQELQPEFVSSEMEIPHEDVENKPAMEEDSYVLPNTTYEAAINDPNGVKYELSDANVNYPEGTQPTDVGVYNPVQYEDLSYDNQQYSTSNEVSKPEPAPEFNVQPLQQPVQQPESRNQHWTTARQALRSKAFPGAFSKPPSPETDLPEQQGGQQESHHETVPTVPGETSNIIQDVVQNAPAQNDPPVAEYPQYSVESNDPYYQTDVSGSAHQSTEQMPVSEGYHNDAMGQPVEYQQEDGQQAAAYQYGNNQEGQYIEGTEGEAQYQYQDASDPTANTYATQEGYQDPNQQYQYDENAQYYNDQQAYDAQYYNQDPQQQYYMDESNQQQAGQYEQQVDQPQDQQQQQIQSTEQYPTAAEPNEQAGYYPPDGQYDPTIQNPEQMEPLTSTTTTGGGDPAQVVDEQKPIETSAVIDSTLVKDKQEKKATDASQPTVEQKPSRKEADPGSDAPTLSTVNDESDFDFSSQ from the exons ATGTATTCCAGTGCCATCCCGGAGGACAGTGGTGCCTTGTTCCGCACGGAACATAATGCACGTGCCGGCTATCAGCGAGAGTTCGAGGAGATGGAAAGCCGCATACGCAGGTG TGAACGACAGCGGGCAGAATTGGAGCGCCAGTTTGAGGATTTAATGCGCGAAAGGGCGGACTACGAGAAGGCTGCAGTGCGGGCAGTGAGGCAACGGCAACGACGCCAACTGGAGGCAGAAAGGCAACGAGCAGAGCGCAACGAAAGTATCCTTCGAATGTTAAACAAAATCGATCAACAGGCGGTATCATTGGCTGCCAAAACGGATCGACTGAAGATGTTAAAG ACGCAGTACGAGATGTATCTGATGCGTACCTGGTCGACTGCTTCGCAAGCCTTACCAACGTACAGTGTTCCGATGATTACTGCACCTCCAGCAAAACTGCCCCAAAGTCCTCAAAAATCCGAATTCGTTCAATACATTAGCGAACTGACGCATCAGCAAACGGTCAACATGAATCCGATACCGCCTCCGACGGCTTTAAGCAACTATCTTGCATCGCAACAGAAATCATTCGCACTGACATCTTCCCATAATGGTGGTGGTCTCCCGGAACGTCCATATTCTAGAGCGTATAACAGCAATGCTGCCCTAAAGGACGATCTAACCATGATGCACTATGGAGGTAGTTCTACACAAATGACAGGCGGTGCTGCTAAGgctaataaatttgaaatgtcGAACGAAGATTTTATTCGCTACATCGACAGTGAGGTACTTAAGGAACCGGTACCGAAGGTTAGCATCGTTGCTCCTTCCCCTGTAGTAGAGGTGGCTGAGATGAAACAAGCTGGAGAAGCATACCTTGAGGATGCAGCGATGAGTGAGGACGAACCTGTTGGAGAGATCTCAAGCAAGTTGAAAGAATTCAGTATGATGgttgatgatgaaaataaaaaagatactTTGAATCATTCTGCCGAGGGTCAGTCACAAGATGAAACGCAGCGACAAAAGGACGAAGTGGCGGAGAAAG CTCTGGAATATTTTGCACCTTCTGAGACGATCGTGCCAGAAAAGGAAGATCACTCTTTCAATAAACCAGCCTTGGTTGAAACTTTCAAAGACGATCATGAAATGGTGGTTGAAACGAACTCTAAACAAGAACATGAAAACCAAGCGAATGTTGTTCAGGATGTTCAGGAATTGCAACCCGAATTTGTATCGTCTGAAATGGAAATTCCTCACGAGGACGTCGAGAACAAACCTGCAATGGAAGAAGATTCGTATGTTTTACCCAACACAACATATGAAGCAGCTATCAACGATCCTAACGGCGTAAAGTACGAACTATCTGATGCGAATGTGAATTACCCGGAAGGAACTCAACCAACAGACGTAGGTGTATACAATCCAGTGCAATATGAAGACCTATCGTACGACAACCAGCAGTACAGTACCTCGAATGAAGTATCGAAACCAGAACCTGCTCCAGAATTTAATGTTCAACCGCTACAGCAACCAGTACAGCAGCCAGAAAGCAGAAACCAACATTGGACCACTGCACGGCAAGCCTTACGTTCGAAGGCATTCCCTGGAGCTTTCTCCAAACCACCGTCACCTGAAACGGATCTTCCCGAGCAACAAGGTGGTCAACAAGAGAGTCATCATGAAACAGTACCAACTGTTCCCGGAGAAACCAGTAACATCATTCAAGATGTTGTACAGAATGCTCCTGCACAAAATGATCCTCCAGTTGCTGAATATCCTCAGTATTCTGTTGAGTCGAACGATCCTTACTACCAAACGGATGTCAGTGGTAGCGCACATCAATCTACAGAACAAATGCCTGTAAGTGAAGGTTATCATAATGATGCGATGGGACAACCGGTAGAGTACCAACAAGAAGATGGACAACAGGCAGCTGCATATCAGTACGGAAACAATCAGGAAGGACAATATATCGAAGGAACAGAAGGGGAAGCTCAGTATCAGTACCAAGACGCTTCTGATCCAACTGCCAATACGTATGCGACCCAGGAAGGATATCAAGATCCGAATCAGCAGTATCAGTATGATGAAAATGCACAGTACTACAATGATCAACAAGCTTACGACGCACAGTACTATAATCAAGATCCACAGCAACAGTACTACATGGACGAGTCCAATCAACAGCAGGCAGGACAGTATGAGCAACAGGTGGATCAACCGCAagaccaacagcagcaacaaatccaATCAACAGAACAATATCCTACGGCAGCAGAACCAAATGAACAAGCAGGGTATTATCCTCCCGACGGACAGTATGACCCAACTATTCAAAATCCAGAACAAATGGAACCCCTCACAAGCACTACTACtactggtggtggtgatcCAGCACAAGTAGTTGACGAACAAAAGCCAATTGAGACATCGGCCGTTATCGATTCCACGTTGGTGAAAGATAAACAAGAGAAGAAAGCTACCGACGCGTCACAGCCTACGGTTGAGCAAAAgccctccagaaaggaagcggATCCGGGATCGGATGCACCAACCTTAAGCACCGTTAACGATGAAAGTGATTTCGATTTCTCCTCACAATGA
- the LOC125765870 gene encoding glutamyl aminopeptidase-like — translation MLYSSRLLSWFGVIMLWLALCSVCLVIVPWARADGRLPNDTIPLHYDLHLEVTGLGVNDFTYRGNVSIRIAIASDTNEIVLHSVRSTLGSIHLRRCRDGVEIPHQLLETEEASELLRIRTDRVLRRIDDQAIQLTIIFNNTLGEDRMGFYRTQYRGPKRIPMDVAATHFQPSYARFAFPCFDEPALKSTFQVTIVSNASHLVASNAPTKTITWLPNGHKSVLFERTPPMQTYLVSFLIGNFTAAHARSPSGVRIGILAPPKDQKKLQFSLQAATTLLTSLEQYTGQRLGLKKLDHAAIPRFGNAMENWGLVAYDEQFLVLSPKAHRLQRAQAVITIGHETAHQLFGNLVGPAWWSYLWLSEGFATYFEILLGSELYPELLPLEETFAVRHMRPALLADVFEGHALTVEPLPADTAKIETLFDTITYSKAGCILRMINCSIGETAFKSGVRRYLEKYRHGIVSPSDLYSSFPEMDDGPTVEQMFRSWADKPGYPVVTVERLNGSFVRFRQQRHQQEATARDNHSRWYIPITYYTNSSAGKFEYRPAFWMKESDQELVVRLEMNWEDVVIVNPRQIGFYRVEYDERGWNSIVDILSLLPSVMQAKLVDDAFVLARIGLVGYEICLKMLQELATHPDPVPWLIAMAEENVGFLQRVLMSEQFDQFVVGFVGEMFGLAGNVTQSLFQSQALERAYDWWERLVTPTTDPSQKKAGTAGNIQPPSCPLLTVDNIVEGLISPDDLVRDRLFARLKCQLKYQPDPLLLALDRIKETKLLTVGKLLAVLESMIKSNPKHLLHTTVRFLLTVSMDEIGTEGQRLQHLLNVIVHEVTDRNQAAEVQKLIVKNASVLSENFLAHANTVMTSTISWRIKQVPKLREFVSDSRMANYYGKEDTNQAHWRVV, via the coding sequence ATGCTTTATAGTAGCAGACTATTGAGCTGGTTTGGCGTAATCATGCTGTGGCTTGCGCTGTGTTCGGTGTGCTTGGTGATTGTTCCGTGGGCAAGGGCTGATGGCCGTTTGCCGAACGATACCATCCCGTTGCATTACGATCTACACCTGGAAGTGACTGGTTTAGGAGTGAACGATTTCACCTACCGGGGAAATGTGTCCATACGAATTGCCATTGCAAGTGATACGAATGAAATTGTCCTGCACAGCGTACGGAGTACGCTCGGATCGATACATCTGCGAAGATGTCGGGATGGCGTAGAAATACCTCACCAATTGCTGGAAACGGAAGAAGCTAGTGAACTGTTGCGCATTCGTACCGATCGTGTCCTGCGCAGGATAGACGATCAAGCGATCCAGCTGACGATCATCTTCAACAATACGCTGGGCGAGGATCGAATGGGCTTCTATCGCACACAATACCGTGGTCCAAAGCGAATTCCAATGGACGTAGCGGCAACACACTTTCAGCCAAGTTACGCACGTTTCGCCTTTCCGTGTTTCGATGAGCCAGCACTTAAAAGTACGTTCCAGGTGACGATCGTTAGTAACGCTAGCCATCTCGTTGCTTCCAATGCACCAACCAAAACGATCACTTGGCTACCGAATGGCCACAAGTCGGTACTGTTCGAGCGTACTCCACCAATGCAAACGTACCTAGTATCGTTTCTGATCGGTAACTTTACTGCTGCACACGCTCGTAGTCCCTCCGGTGTACGGATTGGTATTCTTGCACCACCCAAAGATCAGAAGAAGCTACAATTTAGCTTGCAGGCAGCAACAACACTGCTTACCAGCTTGGAACAGTACACAGGACAGAGGTTGGGTCTAAAAAAGCTGGATCATGCCGCCATTCCACGCTTTGGAAATGCCATGGAAAATTGGGGCTTGGTGGCGTATGATGAACAATTTCTGGTACTTTCGCCAAAAGCCCATCGACTGCAGCGTGCCCAGGCAGTAATAACCATCGGTCACGAAACGGCTCACCAACTGTTCGGGAATCTTGTTGGACCGGCTTGGTGGTCCTATCTATGGCTAAGTGAGGGATTTGCAACATACTTTGAGATACTGTTGGGAAGCGAACTGTACCCGGAGCTGCTACCGCTGGAGGAAACTTTCGCCGTACGTCACATGCGACCAGCTCTGTTGGCAGACGTGTTCGAAGGACATGCGCTCACGGTGGAACCGTTGCCAGCCGATACGGCAAAGATTGAAACACTGTTCGATACGATCACGTACAGCAAGGCGGGATGTATACTGCGTATGATTAACTGCTCAATAGGCGAGACAGCTTTCAAGAGTGGCGTACGGAGATATCTCGAGAAATACCGGCATGGGATCGTTTCTCCATCCGATCTGTACAGTAGCTTCCCGGAGATGGACGACGGTCCAACGGTGGAGCAAATGTTTCGCAGCTGGGCAGACAAACCTGGATATCCGGTGGTAACGGTCGAGCGTCTTAACGGATCCTTTGTCCGGTTTCGGCAGCAACGTCACCAGCAAGAAGCAACTGCCCGTGACAACCACTCACGCTGGTACATCCCGATTACGTACTACACTAACAGCAGTGCAGGAAAGTTTGAGTACCGACCAGCGTTTTGGATGAAGGAAAGTGACCAAGAGCTGGTAGTTCGACTGGAGATGAATTGGGAGGATGTTGTAATTGTAAACCCACGGCAAATAGGTTTCTATCGCGTCGAGTACGATGAGCGTGGTTGGAACAGTATCGTCGACATTCTATCCTTGCTACCGTCCGTTATGCAGGCGAAACTGGTCGACGATGCGTTCGTGTTGGCGCGCATTGGACTGGTCGGGTACGAGATATGTCTGAAGATGCTGCAGGAACTTGCGACACACCCAGATCCCGTACCGTGGTTAATTGCAATGGCAGAAGAGAATGTTGGGTTCTTGCAGCGCGTCCTAATGTCGGAGCAGTTTGATCAGTTTGTGGTAGGATTCGTTGGAGAAATGTTTGGACTTGCAGGGAATGTTACCCAATCGCTGTTTCAGTCGCAAGCACTCGAACGAGCATACGATTGGTGGGAACGGTTGGTAACTCCAACAACAGACCCCAGCCAGAAGAAAGCTGGAACTGCTGGCAATATTCAGCCACCATCTTGTCCATTACTAACAGTGGACAACATAGTGGAAGGATTGATCTCTCCTGATGATCTTGTACGGGATCGTTTATTTGCACGATTGAAATGTCAACTAAAATATCAACCTGACCCATTGCTATTAGCACTAGACCGTATAAAGGAAACGAAACTTCTTACCGTAGGCAAGTTGCTTGCCGTGTTGGAAAGTATGATTAAATCCAATCCGAAACACTTGCTGCACACGACCGTACGTTTCCTTCTCACCGTAAGCATGGACGAGATCGGTACGGAAGGACAACGTTTGCAGCATCTGTTAAATGTAATCGTACACGAGGTCACTGACCGGAATCAGGCAGCGGAAGTACAGAAGCTCATTGTCAAAAATGCTTCCGTCCTGTCGGAAAATTTCCTCGCACACGCAAACACCGTGATGACGTCAACTATCAGCTGGCGGATAAAGCAGGTACCAAAGTTAAGGGAATTCGTTAGCGATTCCCGTATGGCCAACTATTATGGGAAGGAAGACACGAACCAAGCTCATTGGCGGGTGGTTTGA
- the LOC125765872 gene encoding matrix metalloproteinase-2-like yields the protein MGQYRMHLFGTTFVLVCFLCLLCQLRVNGAPVVPMKEMIDFMRRFGYLEKGPSQAEALYSGDAIVDAIKHVQKFGALTETGVLDQATIKLMSTPRCGVADVMQHDQSLRHRRYVIGSESWRKRRITYFIANWSSKVGEDAVAKFMAKAFGEWSKYSKLRFVRVYDPSADIIVGFGSGHHGDNYPFDGPGNVLAHAFYPYEMNAYGGDVHFDEDENWKENSTHLSEGVDFYSVAIHELGHSLGLAHSPVYSSLMFPYYKGIAQGTLDYDDILAMYQLYIQNPHITDDPDWMYTTESVTSVDEFVTVTPAPRLPEWESDPYPEQEPVITSTTTSSTTQIYDIPITFVGDYETVDDHISRHHSQSPTAVVTTQVPTTYVPVPDICSGSFDAIGLLRGEIFIFKGPYLWRLTEKYRIKEGYPVRIWQVFRGFPKTVSHIDAVYERLDDNAIVLFSGRFYWVFDALNFLHPEVRPLTDFGLPEDLKRIDAALVWPKNNKTYLFAGHRFWRYNDTAGEMDEGYPSSMDRWFGIPNNIDAATAVASGKTYFFKGNYYWLYNNTRVRPEPGYPRRTGTIWLGCR from the exons ATGGGTCAATATCGGATGCATTTATTCGGTACAACATTCGTGCTGGTGTGTTTCCTATGTTTGTTATGTCAACTTCGTGTGAATGGAGCACCGGTAGTGCCCATGAAGGAAATG ATTGATTTTATGCGACGTTTTGGCTATTTGGAGAAGGGACCATCGCAGGCGGAAGCCTTGTACAGTGGCGATGCAATTGTGGATGCCATTAAGCATGTGCAGAAGTTCGGGGCTTTAACAGAAACGGGCGTTTTAGATCAAGCAACAATCAAG CTGATGTCAACGCCCCGATGCGGCGTGGCCGATGTGATGCAGCACGATCAATCATTGCGCCACCGGCGGTACGTGATCGGATCGGAAAGTTGGCGGAAGCGGCGCATAACATACTT CATTGCGAACTGGTCCAGCAAGGTAGGTGAGGACGCGGTGGCCAAGTTTATGGCCAAAGCGTTCGGCGAGTGGAGCAAGTACAGCAAGCTGCGCTTCGTACGCGTGTACGACCCATCGGCAGATATTATTGTCGGGTTTGGCAGTGGCCATCACGGGGACAA TTATCCATTCGATGGACCAGGAAATGTGTTGGCTCACGCGTTCTATCCGTACGAAATGAATGCCTACGGTGGTGATGTCCACTTTGATGAGGACGAAAACTGGAAGGAAAACTCGACACATCTTAGCGAAGGTGTGGACTTTTACTCCGTCGCCATACACGAGCTGGGCCATTCGCTGGGGCTTGCCCATTCTCCGGTTTACTCGTCGCTAATGTTCCCTTACTACAAAGGAATCGCTCAGGGCACGCTGGATTACGATGATATCTTGGCGATGTACCAGCTGTACA TACAAAACCCTCACATTACCGATGACCCAGATTGGATGTACACTACCGAATCGGTAACATCCGTGGACGAGTTTGTTACCGTTACACCAGCACCGAGACTACCCGAATGGGAGAGTGATCCATACCCGGAGCAGGAACCGGTCATTACTAGCACCACTACGTCCTCAACGACACAAATCTACGACATCCCAATCACCTTCGTCGGTGACTACGAAACCGTAGACGACCATATCAGTCGGCACCATTCCCAGTCACCTACGGCGGTCGTGACGACGCAGGTGCCAACCACGTACGTACCGGTGCCGGACATATGCAGCGGTAGTTTCGATGCGATCGGATTGTTACGGGGTGAAATATTCATCTTCAagggtccgtacctgtggcgGCTGACGGAGAAATATCGCATCAAGGAAGGTTATCCCGTTCGCATTTGGCAGGTGTTCCGGGGATTCCCCAAAACCGTCAGCCACATTGATGCCGTGTACGAGCGATTGGATGATAATGCGATCGTACTGTTTTCCGGCCGCTTCTACTGGGTGTTTGATGCGCTTAACTTCCTTCACCCGGAAGTGCGCCCACTGACGGACTTTGGCCTACCGGAAGACCTCAAGCGTATCGATGCGGCGCTGGTTTGGC CGAAAAACAACAAGACCTACCTGTTTGCGGGTCATCGTTTCTGGCGCTACAATGATACGGCCGGCGAGATGGATGAAGGCTATCCATCATCCATGGACCGTTGGTTTGGTATACCGAATAATATTGACGCCGCCACGGCCGTCGCAAGCG GCAAGACGTACTTCTTCAAGGGAAATTACTACTGGCTGTACAATAACACCCGGGTACGCCCGGAACCTGGATACCCTCGACGGACCGGAACTATATGGCTCGGATGCCGATAA
- the LOC125765874 gene encoding probable insulin-like peptide 7 has translation MWLPLALCVLLEFAEIVSATGGLDDALEVTFSERTRADWEKVWHQESHSRCREKLIRHLYWACEKDIYRISRRSGNGDDGLSGTMEKRSTASRTFVEDDMQQTASFPWAIDREVAYAFLRTRRNGKRRSGGSITAECCTRTGCTWEEYAEYCPSNKRLNQYRRRK, from the coding sequence ATGTGGCTACCGTTGGCGCTCTGTGTGCTGCTGGAATTTGCCGAAATTGTTAGTGCAACAGGCGGATTGGACGATGCGCTGGAGGTTACGTTCAGCGAACGAACCCGTGCCGACTGGGAGAAGGTGTGGCATCAGGAAAGCCATTCACGCTGCCGGGAGAAATTGATACGCCATCTGTATTGGGCCTGCGAGAAGGATATCTATCGAATTTCGCGACGCAGCGGTAACGGAGATGATGGTCTGTCTGGAACGATGGAAAAACGCAGTACAGCGAGTCGTACGTTTGTGGAGGATGATATGCAACAGACCGCTTCATTTCCTTGGGCAATTGATCGTGAGGTGGCGTACGCTTTCCTGCGTACCCGACGCAACGGAAAGCGACGTTCGGGTGGTTCTATTACGGCCGAATGTTGCACGCGTACCGGTTGCACCTGGGAGGAATATGCCGAATATTGTCCGTCAAACAAGCGGTTAAATCAATATCGGCGCAGGAAGTAA